The DNA sequence CGATTGGGGCCGGGTCAATAAGGTCGAGGATTTCGTCAAGGCCGACAGTACCCTCAAGGTCATGGTGCTCCAGGTCGACAAGGAAAAGGGGAAGGTCTCCCTGGGGCTCAAGCAGATGATGCCGGACCCTTGGGCGGAGGCGGAGAAACGGCACCGGGTGGGACAGAACGTGGATGTGGAAGTGGCCCACTTGGTCGATTACGGCGCCTTCCTGAGGACACCGGAGAACCTGGAGGGGTTCTGCCATATCTCCGAACTGTCCTGGTCCAAGAAGGGCAGGAAACCCACGGAGATCCTGAAGGTGGGGGACAAACGACAGGCCCAGATCACCGAGTTGGACCTGGAAAAACGGAAGATCGGCTTCAGCCTTAAGCGGCTGGAAAAGAGCCCCTGGGAAGATGTGATGAAGAAGTATCCCATTGGGTCGAACCTCGAGGCGACGGTCACCAATGTGGCCGAATTCGGCCTTTTCATGGAGATCGAGGATGGACTGGAGGGGCTCCTGCACCAGTCGGATATTTCCTGGGACAAGCGGACCAAGACGCCCCAAAAGGACTTCAAGGTGGGGCAAAAGCTGACCGTCAAGATGCTGGCCATCGACCAGGAGAAGAAGCGCATCTCGCTCGGGCTCAAACAAGCGACCGGCGATCCTTGGGACAAGGCCGAGGAAAAGTACAAGCCCGGCCAGGTGGCGGCGGCCAAGGTCCTCCGGTTGACCGAATTCGGGGCTTTCCTGGAACTTGAAAAGAACGTGGAGGGTCTGGTCCATAAGACCGAGGTGGCCGCCCATGTCCCCAAGAAGCTCGAGGATGTCCTGAAGCCGGGCCAGGAGGTCCAGGTCAAGGTCCTTTCGGTGGATACGGGGAAGCGCCGTATTTCCTTGAGCATCAAGGCCCTCGCCCAAAAAGAGGAGAAGCCGGCCGAACCGGGAGTTTCCGAAGAGCAGATGGTGGACCGCCGGACCAACGCCTTCCAAAAGATGCTCAAGAAGTTCCTCAAAAAGACCAAGACGGATGAAGAGGAAGAAGAACTTTACTGATCGGCCGTCCGCCGGTCCTCCTCTGGGCCGGTGCATGGGACGGGGCGGTGCGTTCTTTTTCATGCATTGCATCCCGTTCGTTCCTTGAAAATGAAATGGGAACGGAGCCGGAGCGTCGGCATCGTTCCTGCTTTCATCCAAGGGACGTCCGATCGATCGAGCCGCCCAGCGGCCGGTCTTTTCCTTTCGGCCGGGCGTCCAAAGGCAGTGGTCTTGCGGGGCTCGATCGGCTTCCATTAAACTCTGCCCGGACCGATGTCCACGTGATCCACTAGATCCGACCCAGTGAGGCCTTTCATCGTCCTGATCATCCTCTTCCTCCTTGTTTTATCGGCCCGCGCCGGCGCGGCTGGCATCGATGCCCCTTCTCCCGCCGATGAGGGACGGGCCCTCCTCAAGGCGCGCGCCTATCACTTGGCCATGGAACGATTCCGCCAAGTGGAAGAGAGGAGCGAAAGTTACGTGGAACAGGCCCTGGCCCTGAAGCTCATCGGGGAGACGCGCTTCCACGAGAAGGAATATGGGGAAGCCTACGAAGCCTTTCAAAAATCCCTCCGGTTGAATCCCCTGACCCCGAACGCCCTGGGGCTGGAATTCCGCTCCGCGGTGGCCCTGGTCTACCTGAAGAACTATCAAGGGGCCATTCCGAAATTCCGCGAACTGGAACAAAGGGCGACCGAAGTGGAGACCCTTTGCGACCTCCTTTTCTGGGAGGCGGAGTGTCATTTCCAACTGGAGCATTACGGACAGGCCGAGGCGGC is a window from the bacterium genome containing:
- a CDS encoding 30S ribosomal protein S1: MPESPIHEMTMEELLNEEKRLSRGQVVTGQIVKIDSDDLIVDVGYKTEGVIPRAEFQDITGQLTVKVGDQVEVSVERMSDSNGRLRLSRRNVDKSRVWQSLEELFNAGGLIKGRITKKVNGGFRVDLGVVEAFLPTSQSSLQKNPDPGDDLLEKIFDFKIIKIDRNRNNVVVSRRPVLELERDENRQKRLGELHPGDILEGKVKSLVSYGAFVDLGGVDGLLHIADIDWGRVNKVEDFVKADSTLKVMVLQVDKEKGKVSLGLKQMMPDPWAEAEKRHRVGQNVDVEVAHLVDYGAFLRTPENLEGFCHISELSWSKKGRKPTEILKVGDKRQAQITELDLEKRKIGFSLKRLEKSPWEDVMKKYPIGSNLEATVTNVAEFGLFMEIEDGLEGLLHQSDISWDKRTKTPQKDFKVGQKLTVKMLAIDQEKKRISLGLKQATGDPWDKAEEKYKPGQVAAAKVLRLTEFGAFLELEKNVEGLVHKTEVAAHVPKKLEDVLKPGQEVQVKVLSVDTGKRRISLSIKALAQKEEKPAEPGVSEEQMVDRRTNAFQKMLKKFLKKTKTDEEEEELY
- a CDS encoding tetratricopeptide repeat protein — its product is MRPFIVLIILFLLVLSARAGAAGIDAPSPADEGRALLKARAYHLAMERFRQVEERSESYVEQALALKLIGETRFHEKEYGEAYEAFQKSLRLNPLTPNALGLEFRSAVALVYLKNYQGAIPKFRELEQRATEVETLCDLLFWEAECHFQLEHYGQAEAA